One part of the Ochrobactrum quorumnocens genome encodes these proteins:
- the glmS gene encoding glutamine--fructose-6-phosphate transaminase (isomerizing), producing MCGIIGIIGNNEVAPRLVDALKRLEYRGYDSAGIATLQNGKLDRRRAEGKLVNLENRLAGEPLPGVIGIGHTRWATHGKPVERNAHPHITTRLAVVHNGIIENFAELRTMLEAEGRKFETETDTEAVAHLVTRELEKGKSPVEAVRDSLPLLQGAFALAFLFEGDEETLIGARQGPPLAVGYGEGEMFLGSDAIALSPFTDTIAYLEDGDWAVLTRKGVTVYDETNAEVEREIQKSQTANMLVSKGNHRHFMHKEMFEQPEVISHTLANYLDFTTGKVREEAVGIDFSKVDRLTISACGTAFYAASVGKYWFEQIARLPVDSDIASEFRYREMPLSKDSLAMFVSQSGETADTLASLRYCKQQGLKIASVVNVTGSTIARESDAIFPTLAGPEIGVASTKAFTCQLSTMASLAIAAAKARGVIDDKREQELVRQLSEAPRFINQVLKLEDQIAAVCHELAKVNHVLYLGRGTSFPLAMEGALKLKEISYIHAEGYAAGELKHGPIALIDETMPVIVIAPSDRLYEKTVSNMQEVAARGGRIILITDKKGAAAASLDTMATIVLPDVPEFITPLVYALPIQMLAYHTAILMGTDVDQPRNLAKSVTVE from the coding sequence ATGTGTGGAATTATCGGCATCATCGGAAATAACGAGGTCGCGCCGCGTCTGGTGGATGCGCTGAAGCGGCTTGAATATCGCGGTTATGATTCTGCCGGCATTGCCACGCTCCAAAATGGCAAACTTGATCGCCGTCGTGCTGAAGGCAAGCTCGTCAATCTCGAAAATCGCCTTGCTGGTGAACCACTTCCCGGCGTGATCGGCATCGGTCATACGCGCTGGGCAACGCACGGCAAGCCGGTTGAGCGCAACGCGCATCCGCACATCACCACCCGTTTGGCTGTGGTACATAACGGCATTATCGAAAACTTTGCTGAACTGCGTACCATGCTTGAAGCCGAAGGGCGCAAATTCGAGACCGAGACTGATACCGAAGCTGTGGCGCATCTCGTGACGCGCGAGCTGGAAAAGGGCAAGTCGCCGGTTGAAGCTGTACGCGACAGCCTGCCATTGTTGCAGGGTGCTTTTGCACTTGCTTTCCTGTTTGAAGGCGATGAAGAAACTCTGATCGGTGCGCGTCAGGGACCGCCACTGGCTGTCGGTTACGGCGAGGGTGAAATGTTCCTTGGTTCCGATGCCATCGCGTTGTCACCATTCACGGACACAATTGCTTATCTGGAAGATGGCGATTGGGCTGTGCTGACGCGCAAGGGTGTAACCGTCTATGACGAAACCAATGCCGAGGTCGAGCGCGAGATCCAAAAATCACAGACTGCAAATATGCTGGTGTCGAAGGGTAATCATCGCCACTTCATGCACAAGGAGATGTTCGAGCAGCCGGAAGTTATTTCCCATACGCTTGCAAACTATCTCGATTTCACCACCGGAAAAGTGCGTGAAGAGGCAGTCGGCATTGATTTCAGCAAGGTTGATCGTCTGACCATTTCTGCCTGCGGCACTGCCTTTTATGCAGCCTCAGTTGGCAAATACTGGTTCGAGCAGATTGCGCGTTTGCCGGTCGACAGTGATATCGCCTCGGAATTCCGCTACCGCGAAATGCCGCTTTCGAAGGATTCACTGGCGATGTTTGTTTCGCAGTCTGGCGAAACGGCTGATACTCTGGCTTCGCTGCGGTATTGCAAGCAGCAAGGCTTGAAGATTGCTTCCGTGGTCAATGTCACCGGCTCGACCATTGCGCGTGAATCGGATGCAATATTCCCGACGCTTGCCGGTCCTGAAATCGGTGTCGCTTCGACCAAGGCATTCACCTGTCAGCTGTCGACCATGGCGTCACTTGCAATTGCTGCCGCAAAGGCGCGCGGGGTGATTGACGACAAACGCGAGCAGGAACTGGTGCGTCAGCTTTCCGAAGCACCGCGTTTCATCAATCAGGTGTTGAAGCTTGAAGACCAGATTGCTGCGGTTTGCCATGAACTGGCGAAGGTCAATCATGTGCTTTACCTCGGTCGCGGCACGTCTTTCCCGCTGGCGATGGAAGGTGCGCTGAAGCTAAAGGAAATTTCCTATATTCATGCGGAAGGCTATGCAGCTGGTGAGCTGAAGCACGGACCGATTGCGCTGATCGATGAAACCATGCCGGTAATCGTCATTGCGCCGTCGGATCGTCTTTATGAGAAGACCGTTTCCAACATGCAGGAAGTCGCAGCACGCGGCGGTCGCATTATTCTGATCACCGATAAGAAGGGCGCTGCGGCAGCAAGTCTTGATACGATGGCAACGATCGTTCTGCCTGACGTGCCAGAATTTATCACGCCGCTGGTTTATGCTCTGCCGATCCAGATGCTGGCTTATCACACTGCGATTCTTATGGGTACTGACGTCGATCAGCCGCGTAATCTCGCGAAGTCGGTGACTGTTGAATAG
- a CDS encoding transcriptional regulator, with the protein MASNLSERWQNQALAHFGLREILEKPLEDETPQSRIKQIGLLNVLYMMHQAHEPLTLASVIRITGMTRGGVIETMDLLVQRGILTETLGKNSMGRGTARQFEFARHVFDQIRSTAE; encoded by the coding sequence ATGGCAAGCAATTTAAGTGAACGATGGCAAAATCAGGCGCTAGCCCATTTTGGCCTGCGGGAAATTCTGGAAAAGCCACTCGAAGACGAGACCCCGCAATCACGCATTAAGCAGATTGGGTTGCTGAACGTGCTCTACATGATGCATCAGGCTCATGAGCCATTAACCCTCGCATCCGTGATAAGAATTACCGGGATGACACGCGGCGGAGTGATTGAAACCATGGATCTGCTTGTTCAGCGCGGCATTCTCACGGAAACGCTGGGGAAAAATTCAATGGGGCGCGGGACAGCACGGCAATTTGAATTCGCGCGGCACGTTTTTGATCAGATCCGCTCCACAGCCGAATAG
- a CDS encoding lytic transglycosylase domain-containing protein, which yields MPVPFVDLAQSCAPMMASETLAGIVSLESGFAPFNIRINNGPPLKEQPASKAEAIEIATTLAAEHQDIQLGLGGISIDDLKKLKLSVSDAFDPCANLQATATLLEGYYRFAIRIGDDKSVAGKVMLQSFYGRGDPSIGALVKYDSQVRREIQRLKSTIAKLTIGGRQDGRDHKQTAVTPNIVANVVAENSKEEDASDEAPPLWDVFNSRRRSSILVFSNNHGAK from the coding sequence ATGCCGGTACCTTTTGTCGATCTCGCCCAGAGCTGCGCACCGATGATGGCTTCTGAAACGCTGGCTGGCATTGTCAGCCTGGAAAGCGGCTTTGCACCGTTCAATATTCGCATCAACAATGGCCCTCCCTTAAAGGAGCAGCCGGCATCGAAAGCCGAGGCGATAGAAATAGCCACAACACTGGCCGCCGAACATCAGGATATCCAGCTTGGTCTTGGCGGGATCAGTATCGATGATCTGAAGAAACTCAAGCTCTCAGTTTCTGACGCGTTCGATCCATGCGCCAATCTCCAGGCCACAGCGACCCTGCTTGAGGGCTATTATCGATTTGCCATCAGGATCGGGGACGACAAGTCGGTGGCTGGGAAGGTCATGCTGCAGTCGTTTTACGGTCGTGGCGATCCTTCCATCGGTGCGCTGGTCAAATATGACAGCCAGGTCCGGCGCGAAATTCAACGATTGAAGTCGACAATAGCGAAACTGACCATTGGCGGTCGCCAGGATGGTCGTGACCACAAGCAAACCGCGGTCACGCCGAACATCGTCGCGAATGTTGTGGCTGAGAATTCCAAGGAGGAGGACGCCTCCGACGAGGCGCCACCTTTGTGGGATGTGTTCAATTCCCGGCGAAGGTCGTCGATCCTTGTTTTTTCAAACAATCATGGAGCAAAATGA
- a CDS encoding TrbC/VirB2 family protein, giving the protein MTIGSRTRSVAASIVMATTIVATLAEPAFAQAAGIESILQNVVDMLTGNIFRLIATIAVIIIAIAWMFGYMDLRRAGYWIVGIGVIAGSSELVNTIIGS; this is encoded by the coding sequence ATGACTATCGGTTCCCGAACTCGGTCGGTTGCAGCTTCCATCGTGATGGCAACCACCATCGTTGCAACGCTTGCCGAACCGGCCTTCGCCCAGGCTGCCGGCATTGAATCGATCCTTCAAAATGTCGTCGATATGCTAACAGGCAATATTTTCAGGCTGATAGCGACGATAGCGGTGATCATAATCGCGATCGCCTGGATGTTTGGTTATATGGACCTGCGGCGCGCCGGTTACTGGATCGTCGGGATCGGCGTGATTGCCGGCTCCTCCGAACTCGTCAACACAATCATCGGGAGCTGA
- a CDS encoding type IV secretion system protein VirB3, translated as MTVGSPLAEDTLFIACTRPAMFAGVTMEAMGINVIATTIFYLAAGSVAYALVGIVFHFIFRALVKHDHNMFRILLAWVETRGRSRNTSYWGGSSISPMKLSRRFDERDLGFA; from the coding sequence ATGACGGTAGGGTCTCCGCTTGCAGAGGACACGTTGTTCATTGCCTGTACCCGGCCTGCGATGTTTGCAGGCGTCACGATGGAAGCGATGGGGATCAATGTCATTGCGACGACGATCTTCTACCTCGCTGCAGGTTCAGTCGCCTACGCGCTTGTCGGCATCGTGTTTCACTTCATCTTCCGCGCGCTAGTAAAGCATGACCACAATATGTTTCGCATCCTGCTTGCATGGGTAGAGACACGCGGGCGATCCCGAAACACGTCCTATTGGGGCGGCAGCTCGATCTCTCCGATGAAGCTGTCGCGTCGGTTTGATGAAAGGGACCTTGGTTTTGCCTAG
- a CDS encoding VirB4 family type IV secretion/conjugal transfer ATPase, with the protein MKGTLVLPSVATLKSRELGPETFIPYLRHVDENTIALESRALMVIIALDGVSFETADVLDINALHRDLNTLHRNIADERLALWTHLIRRRDNSYPAGTFKAPFSAQLNEKYRERMIREDLFRNDLYIAIVWSPPRDSAEKAAKLLSRLRRTRRAGIELDEEAIKQLRDKVIDLTAGLKRFEPRVLSLYEQDDLLFSEPSEVLHQLVGGRSEPVPLTEGRIASAIYSDRVIVGRETIEIRHEAESRFAGMLSFKDYPAATRPGMLAGVLTSPFELILSQSFAFVSKADARTIMGRKQNQMLSSGDKAASQIEELDDAMDDLESNRFVLGEHHLSLAVFAPTVKDLTDHLAKARASLTNGGAVVAREDLGLEAAWWAQLPGNFRYRARSGAITSRNFAALSPFHSYPVGQKDGNEWGAAVALLKTASGSPYYFNFHDSDLGNTFICGPSGAGKTVLLNFMLSQLEKHDPHVVFFDKDRGAELYVRAAGGVYHSLRNGKPTGCAPLKALDLTPENKVFLANWVGKLVGSRTRELSVTELRDIAAAIDALADLSVEQRTIGALRTFLDNTNPEGIAARLRRWERGGPLGWVFDNPSENIGLGTFGVGGIMVGYDMTDFLDNEEIRTPLMAYLFHRVEQLIDGRRIIIVIDEFWKALQDEDFRDLAQNKLKTIRKQNGLMLFATQSPRDAINSPIAHTIIEQCPTQIFLPNSRGSHADYVDGFKLTEREYELIARELSVESRRFVLKQGHKSVVAELNLHGFDDELAILSGRTASVELADSIRTEVGDRPEDWLPIFQQRRSAS; encoded by the coding sequence ATGAAAGGGACCTTGGTTTTGCCTAGCGTTGCAACGTTGAAATCCCGGGAGCTCGGCCCGGAGACCTTCATCCCCTATCTGCGCCACGTTGACGAGAATACGATTGCGCTGGAGTCACGAGCGCTGATGGTGATCATTGCACTCGACGGCGTTTCGTTCGAGACCGCAGATGTTCTGGATATCAACGCTCTGCACCGTGATCTCAATACGCTTCACAGGAACATTGCTGATGAGCGGCTTGCGCTCTGGACCCATCTGATCCGCCGACGCGACAATAGCTATCCCGCCGGAACCTTTAAAGCGCCGTTTTCAGCTCAGCTGAACGAAAAATATCGCGAGCGCATGATACGCGAGGATCTGTTTCGCAATGATCTGTATATCGCCATCGTATGGTCGCCACCGCGCGATTCTGCAGAAAAGGCGGCAAAGCTGCTGTCACGTCTTCGGCGTACACGTCGTGCGGGTATCGAACTCGACGAGGAGGCAATAAAGCAGCTCCGTGACAAGGTTATCGACCTTACGGCGGGCCTGAAGCGGTTCGAGCCGCGGGTCCTCTCGCTCTACGAACAGGATGATCTGCTATTTTCTGAGCCGAGCGAAGTCTTGCACCAGCTCGTCGGCGGACGATCGGAACCGGTTCCGCTCACCGAGGGGCGTATTGCATCTGCGATCTATTCCGACCGCGTCATCGTCGGTCGCGAGACAATAGAAATTCGGCATGAGGCTGAGAGCCGTTTTGCGGGAATGCTGAGTTTCAAGGATTATCCCGCCGCCACAAGGCCCGGAATGCTGGCTGGCGTTCTAACCAGTCCTTTTGAACTGATCCTGTCACAGTCCTTTGCCTTTGTCTCCAAGGCTGATGCCCGTACCATCATGGGCCGCAAGCAAAACCAAATGCTGAGCAGTGGAGATAAGGCAGCTTCGCAGATCGAAGAACTCGATGACGCGATGGACGATCTGGAATCAAACCGGTTCGTTCTTGGTGAACATCATCTGTCTCTTGCGGTCTTCGCTCCAACAGTGAAAGACCTGACTGATCATCTTGCCAAGGCACGCGCCAGTTTGACCAATGGCGGTGCTGTCGTAGCGCGGGAGGATCTCGGCCTGGAAGCTGCCTGGTGGGCGCAGCTTCCAGGCAATTTCAGATATCGAGCTCGGTCCGGTGCAATTACCTCACGCAATTTTGCAGCGCTCTCGCCGTTCCATTCTTATCCGGTCGGTCAGAAAGACGGCAATGAATGGGGCGCTGCAGTAGCCCTTTTGAAAACTGCATCCGGCTCTCCCTACTATTTCAATTTCCATGACAGTGATCTTGGCAACACGTTCATTTGCGGCCCATCTGGTGCCGGCAAGACGGTGCTTTTGAATTTCATGCTGTCGCAACTCGAAAAACATGATCCGCATGTCGTATTTTTTGACAAGGACCGTGGCGCGGAACTTTATGTGCGCGCGGCGGGCGGCGTCTATCATTCGCTTAGAAATGGCAAGCCGACCGGCTGTGCGCCGCTGAAGGCGCTCGATCTGACACCGGAAAACAAGGTCTTCCTGGCGAACTGGGTTGGAAAGCTCGTCGGATCGCGGACGCGGGAATTATCTGTCACCGAATTGCGAGATATCGCCGCTGCAATTGACGCACTTGCCGATTTGTCCGTGGAACAACGCACGATCGGTGCGCTTCGAACTTTTCTTGACAATACGAACCCCGAAGGGATCGCAGCCCGGTTGCGTCGATGGGAGCGGGGAGGCCCGCTTGGCTGGGTCTTCGACAATCCAAGCGAGAATATCGGATTGGGGACATTCGGTGTTGGCGGAATCATGGTCGGTTACGACATGACCGATTTTCTGGATAATGAGGAAATCCGCACACCCTTGATGGCCTATCTGTTCCACCGCGTCGAGCAGCTGATCGATGGACGGCGTATCATCATCGTCATCGATGAATTCTGGAAAGCGTTGCAGGATGAGGATTTTCGGGATCTGGCGCAAAACAAGCTGAAGACAATCCGCAAGCAAAATGGCCTCATGCTGTTTGCAACGCAAAGCCCGCGTGACGCAATCAATTCGCCGATCGCCCACACCATCATCGAACAGTGCCCCACGCAAATCTTTTTGCCAAATTCACGGGGCAGCCATGCGGATTATGTCGACGGCTTTAAACTGACAGAGCGTGAATATGAACTGATCGCGCGCGAACTTTCCGTCGAAAGCCGACGTTTTGTCCTTAAACAGGGACACAAAAGCGTCGTGGCGGAGCTAAACCTCCATGGCTTTGACGACGAGCTCGCCATTCTTTCCGGACGCACCGCCAGTGTCGAACTTGCAGATAGCATCCGCACGGAGGTTGGGGACAGGCCCGAAGATTGGCTTCCGATTTTCCAGCAACGAAGGAGTGCAAGCTGA
- the virB5 gene encoding P-type DNA transfer protein VirB5, whose translation MAINRPCGAVVATAMILSLKAAGAQGIPVVDQTSILKQIESITQLKSQLDALHQQIDQAQQLYGSLNKLTDMANVANVLNDPEIRKALPSDFVSIEGLFKGSGSGSIGQSASKFLESNSSYQTGADDFYAKELSRIQNKNAGQMSLGQQIYDAATKRIDGIDELREKISSTGDAKGIADLQARLQAEQAFLQTDVLRMEGLQMVQRAQTEVDEQRKAEDWRQRMDSMKAALK comes from the coding sequence ATGGCGATAAACAGACCGTGTGGAGCAGTAGTTGCTACTGCGATGATCTTATCACTCAAGGCAGCTGGTGCGCAGGGCATTCCGGTCGTTGACCAGACCTCTATTCTAAAACAGATAGAGAGCATCACCCAGCTGAAATCCCAACTCGATGCGCTTCATCAGCAGATTGATCAGGCACAGCAACTTTATGGCTCGCTCAACAAGCTGACTGATATGGCGAATGTCGCCAACGTCTTGAACGATCCGGAGATACGAAAGGCACTGCCTTCAGATTTCGTTTCCATTGAAGGTCTGTTCAAAGGCAGCGGATCAGGCAGCATCGGGCAATCCGCATCAAAATTTCTCGAAAGCAATTCGAGCTATCAAACGGGCGCTGATGATTTTTATGCGAAGGAGCTATCGCGTATTCAGAACAAGAATGCCGGTCAGATGAGCCTCGGTCAGCAGATCTATGATGCTGCAACGAAACGTATCGACGGGATTGACGAATTGCGTGAGAAAATCTCATCGACAGGTGACGCCAAAGGTATCGCTGACTTGCAAGCCCGGCTTCAGGCGGAACAGGCTTTTCTCCAGACGGATGTCCTGCGAATGGAGGGACTGCAAATGGTGCAGCGCGCGCAAACCGAGGTCGATGAACAGCGCAAGGCGGAAGACTGGCGCCAGCGCATGGACAGCATGAAGGCGGCGCTTAAATGA
- a CDS encoding EexN family lipoprotein, whose protein sequence is MRALVTMTVLGLLAGCSDDIGPTYTVEELIRDESLLSRILTECRNNPGDLGGASNCVNAEAADGKLRLQNMREALRN, encoded by the coding sequence ATGAGGGCGCTTGTTACCATGACAGTGCTTGGCCTTCTTGCCGGTTGTTCCGATGATATTGGCCCGACCTATACCGTCGAAGAGCTCATCCGAGATGAAAGTTTGCTGAGCCGTATTCTCACCGAATGCCGTAACAATCCAGGCGATCTTGGTGGTGCCAGTAATTGTGTGAATGCCGAAGCTGCGGATGGCAAGCTGCGGCTCCAGAACATGCGCGAAGCGCTCAGGAACTGA
- a CDS encoding type IV secretion system protein: MYQVFDFIDSQFQRPLETFVSDGTSNIAEWVTGPLTAAVTLYIVLYGYLVLRGSVSDPIVEFVFRAIKLAIIVMLVRNAGEYQTYVTNIFFNVLPHEIAQALNSGASPSASTFDSLLDKGQASATDIWSRAAWPIDIVTGVAGMMVIAVSFLVAGIGYVVSLYARLALAIVLAIGPIFIALAMFQSTRRFTEAWIGQLANFVILQVLVVAVGSLLISCIDSTFTTIDGYSDVLMRPIALCAIGIAALYVFYQLPGIASALASGGASLAYGHSTARDAHEGMLARGTRSTGRLVMRTARLVGRTVGSRETGA; the protein is encoded by the coding sequence ATGTATCAGGTATTCGACTTCATCGACAGTCAGTTCCAGCGACCATTGGAGACGTTCGTTTCCGATGGTACATCAAACATAGCCGAATGGGTGACAGGCCCACTCACTGCTGCAGTAACCCTCTATATCGTGCTTTATGGCTATCTGGTGCTGCGTGGTTCGGTTAGTGATCCGATCGTCGAATTTGTCTTCCGGGCCATCAAGCTCGCGATCATCGTCATGCTGGTCAGAAATGCAGGCGAATACCAGACCTATGTCACGAACATCTTCTTTAATGTGCTGCCGCATGAAATCGCGCAGGCGCTGAATTCTGGCGCATCACCAAGCGCCAGCACCTTTGACAGCCTTCTCGACAAGGGCCAGGCATCAGCAACAGATATCTGGTCACGCGCCGCCTGGCCGATCGATATCGTCACCGGCGTTGCCGGGATGATGGTGATTGCGGTGAGTTTCCTTGTCGCCGGCATCGGCTATGTGGTTTCACTATATGCGCGCCTTGCGCTTGCCATCGTGCTGGCGATTGGTCCGATCTTCATCGCACTTGCCATGTTCCAATCGACCAGACGTTTTACCGAGGCCTGGATCGGACAACTTGCCAATTTCGTTATCCTGCAGGTCCTTGTTGTCGCGGTGGGTTCGCTACTGATCTCGTGTATTGATTCAACCTTCACGACAATTGATGGCTATTCCGATGTCCTCATGCGCCCGATTGCACTTTGCGCCATCGGAATTGCTGCACTTTACGTCTTTTATCAGCTCCCTGGCATTGCATCGGCACTTGCTTCCGGAGGAGCGTCGCTTGCCTACGGCCACAGCACCGCGCGTGATGCGCATGAAGGCATGCTTGCGCGTGGCACCAGGAGCACAGGGCGTCTTGTTATGCGCACCGCTCGTCTGGTCGGACGAACGGTCGGCTCCAGAGAAACGGGAGCATGA
- a CDS encoding virB8 family protein, giving the protein MVPADNLKSYFEKARRFDQDRLIQIERSNRIAWSIAIAASLVAVVSVCAIAGLTPLKTVEPFVVRVDNSTGIVDVVSALTSTAGTYDEAVTKYFAAKYVRAREGYVWSEAQENFRTIALLSVQAEQDRFAGHYRGSNPESPQVTYGRAATARISIASISLINQNVISVRYMRTVTRGEDVRATHWVATLTFSYANAPMSSTDRLVNPLGFVVSEYRSDPEAIN; this is encoded by the coding sequence ATGGTCCCTGCAGATAATCTCAAGAGCTATTTTGAAAAAGCGCGCCGTTTCGACCAGGACCGGTTGATCCAGATTGAGCGATCGAACCGTATTGCCTGGTCGATCGCGATAGCTGCAAGCCTTGTTGCTGTCGTTTCGGTCTGTGCGATTGCCGGACTGACACCGCTCAAGACCGTAGAACCCTTTGTTGTCCGGGTCGATAATTCAACCGGTATTGTTGATGTGGTTTCCGCACTGACATCGACGGCTGGCACCTATGATGAAGCGGTGACCAAATATTTTGCTGCAAAATATGTTCGTGCCCGCGAGGGATATGTCTGGAGCGAGGCGCAAGAGAATTTCAGGACGATTGCACTTTTGTCAGTGCAGGCTGAGCAGGATCGTTTTGCGGGCCATTATCGCGGCAGCAATCCTGAATCGCCGCAGGTCACCTATGGTCGCGCGGCGACAGCGAGGATCAGCATTGCCTCCATATCGCTAATCAACCAGAACGTCATTTCCGTTCGCTATATGCGCACCGTGACCCGCGGCGAAGACGTGCGTGCGACCCATTGGGTTGCGACGCTCACTTTTTCCTACGCCAACGCGCCGATGTCTTCGACAGACCGGCTGGTCAATCCGCTTGGTTTCGTGGTCAGCGAATATCGCTCCGATCCGGAGGCAATCAATTGA
- the virB9 gene encoding P-type conjugative transfer protein VirB9, with protein MIRKILIFTALTAGTISSAHALDIPRGGPQDSRVRFVNYQPYNITKIVGSLRSSVQVEFATDEEIAHVALGNSVAWEVAPAGNILFLKPREKQPVTNISVVTTRRDGSTRSYQMELTVRDGPVEAGQNTYFYVKFRYPGDEAEARRLQAQSRAREAQAKAAGDVLALHEAYGPRNWHYSAQGARWLEPQSVYDNGKITTFVFVGNQEMPAIYMENSDGSESLVPKSVDGNLVMVHAISRKFILRRGKDVICVFNEAYNSVGINPDTSTTSPSVERVVKTDPAAQ; from the coding sequence TTGATACGAAAAATCCTCATTTTCACAGCTCTCACTGCCGGAACCATTTCCAGCGCGCATGCGCTCGATATTCCACGCGGGGGTCCACAAGATAGCCGCGTCCGCTTCGTCAATTACCAGCCCTATAACATCACGAAGATTGTCGGCTCGCTGCGTTCTTCCGTGCAGGTGGAATTTGCGACCGACGAGGAGATCGCGCATGTAGCACTCGGCAACAGCGTGGCGTGGGAAGTTGCTCCTGCTGGCAATATCCTGTTTTTAAAGCCGCGTGAAAAGCAGCCGGTTACGAATATTTCCGTTGTGACGACAAGGCGTGATGGTTCGACGCGCAGCTATCAGATGGAACTGACCGTGCGCGACGGACCTGTCGAAGCTGGTCAAAACACTTACTTCTATGTGAAGTTCCGATATCCCGGTGATGAAGCAGAGGCCCGACGCCTACAGGCTCAATCTCGCGCCCGCGAAGCGCAGGCGAAGGCCGCCGGCGATGTTCTCGCGCTTCATGAGGCTTATGGTCCGCGGAACTGGCACTATTCAGCGCAAGGCGCTCGGTGGCTTGAACCGCAGAGCGTCTATGACAATGGCAAGATCACGACATTTGTCTTTGTCGGCAATCAGGAAATGCCCGCAATCTATATGGAAAATTCCGATGGTTCGGAAAGCCTGGTGCCGAAATCTGTCGATGGCAATCTGGTCATGGTCCACGCGATCAGCCGCAAGTTTATTCTGCGTCGGGGCAAGGATGTCATTTGCGTTTTCAACGAAGCTTATAACAGCGTCGGCATCAATCCCGATACCAGTACGACGTCGCCGTCGGTCGAACGCGTCGTGAAAACTGATCCTGCGGCGCAATAG
- the virB10 gene encoding type IV secretion system protein VirB10, whose protein sequence is MAQEEETHIPGERAETTVGRRIDNNPVLKRGAVALAVVAFVGFSIWSTSEKKDKDDQTRPERVVIRQTNDFEPVKEKAEPVLPVPETKVALPTPALQPVAPEKDELLDSARRAPVIAYSRGQNSAPSRQAASDQLASMDSNFVPLTSDMSGQNQANSDRQRFDSFLRPTKLEGSRAGTLGNRDFIVAMGTSIPCVLETALASDQPGFTSCVINRDVLSDNGRVVLMEKGTQVVGEYRGGLQRGQKRLFVLWNSAKTPKGVIVTLASPATDLLGRAGVDGHVDTHWWERFGSALLLSIVGDATSYTNSRLQDSEFDAQKTASAGQQAAAIAVEQSINIPPTLNKHQGELVSIFVARDLDFSSVYRLRVTEPRNRIFDRAVQGDFIPDSTIVTK, encoded by the coding sequence ATGGCACAGGAAGAAGAAACCCATATTCCCGGTGAGCGCGCCGAGACGACTGTCGGTCGGCGCATAGACAATAATCCGGTTCTCAAACGCGGCGCGGTCGCGCTGGCCGTTGTGGCGTTCGTGGGCTTTTCCATCTGGTCCACCTCGGAAAAAAAGGACAAGGACGACCAGACACGACCTGAGCGTGTTGTCATTCGCCAGACCAATGATTTTGAGCCGGTAAAGGAAAAAGCGGAGCCGGTTCTGCCCGTTCCAGAGACAAAGGTGGCATTGCCCACACCTGCGCTTCAGCCTGTTGCGCCAGAAAAGGACGAATTGCTTGATTCCGCGCGGCGCGCACCAGTCATTGCCTATAGCCGGGGACAAAATAGTGCGCCGTCACGTCAGGCAGCCAGTGATCAACTTGCATCGATGGATAGTAACTTTGTGCCTCTTACCAGCGACATGTCAGGTCAGAACCAGGCAAATAGTGATCGGCAACGCTTCGATAGTTTCCTGCGGCCGACGAAGCTTGAAGGCTCGCGTGCCGGTACGCTTGGCAATCGTGATTTCATCGTCGCGATGGGTACTTCCATTCCTTGCGTGCTGGAAACGGCGCTGGCCTCTGATCAGCCAGGTTTTACGAGCTGTGTGATCAATCGCGATGTTCTTTCCGACAATGGCCGGGTTGTTCTGATGGAAAAGGGGACGCAGGTTGTTGGGGAATATCGTGGCGGCCTTCAGCGCGGCCAAAAGAGGCTGTTTGTGCTATGGAACAGTGCAAAAACACCCAAAGGCGTGATTGTCACGCTCGCTTCTCCCGCAACGGATCTGCTCGGCCGTGCCGGCGTTGACGGCCATGTCGACACGCATTGGTGGGAGAGGTTTGGAAGTGCGTTGCTTTTGTCCATCGTCGGCGATGCAACGAGCTATACCAACAGCCGTTTGCAGGACAGTGAATTTGATGCGCAAAAGACCGCGAGTGCTGGCCAGCAGGCGGCGGCAATTGCCGTTGAGCAGTCGATTAACATTCCCCCGACCTTGAACAAACACCAGGGAGAACTCGTCTCGATCTTCGTGGCTCGTGATCTCGACTTCTCTAGCGTCTACCGTCTGCGTGTAACCGAACCGAGGAACCGCATCTTCGACAGGGCGGTGCAGGGTGACTTTATCCCGGATTCGACGATCGTGACGAAGTAG